The Buchnera aphidicola (Pseudoregma panicola) genome contains the following window.
AGTAGATTTAGGAATTGTTGGAAGAAATGTTTTAGAAGAAGAAGTTTTGAAAAGAAAATTCAAATTAGAAAAAATTTCTTTTAAAATATTAAAACATTTAGATTTTGGATTGTGTAGACTTTCTATAGGTATACCGACTGAAAAAAAATATTATGGAATAAAATGTTTAAATGGATTGAGAATAGCTACTTCTTATCCTTATATATTAAAAAAATATTTTTATAAAAAAAACATTTCTTTTAAGTTATGCAAATTAAATGGATCTGTAGAAGTTGCTATTAGAGCTGGATTAGCAGATGCAATTTTTGATTTAGTTTCTACAGGAGAAGCTTTAGTTTCAAATGGGTTAAAAGAAGTAAAAATAATACATAATTCTAGTGCTTGTATAATTTCTAGTAATAAAAATTTTAATTTTTTTAAAAAAAATGTTGTAAAAACTTTTATATCTAGAATTAATGGTGTTATTAAAGCTAGAAAATCTAAATATATTATTTTACATATATCTTCTGATAAGGTAAAAAATATATTTAGATTATTTTCAGAATGTGAAAAACCTATAATATATAAATTATTAGAAAATGATAATATAGTAGTAGTACATATAATTAGTAGAGAATCAATATTTTGGGAAACTATGGAAAAATTAAAAGAACTAGGAGCTAAATCTATATTAGTTTTTCCAATTGAAAAAATGTTGGAGTAATTTTAAATGAATTTGAATAATAATATATATTTTTGGAAAAGCTTAACAAGTTTAGAAAAAAAAAATGTATTGAAAAGACCTATATTTTTCATAAATAAAAAATTACAAAATAGTGTTTTTAATATATTAAAAAATATTGAAAAGTTCGGAGATTTATATATATATAAATATAATTTTTTATTTGATAATATTAATATTGATAAAATTAAAATAGATTGTGATAAAATAAATATAAAAAATATTAATGTAGAAAAAAAGTTTAAAAATGCAGTTTTACATGCTAAAAAAAATATAGAAAAATTTCATTTATTACAAAAAAAAAATAATAATATAGATGTTATAATAGAAGATGGAATTAATTGTAAATATA
Protein-coding sequences here:
- the hisG gene encoding ATP phosphoribosyltransferase — its product is MYDNKLRIAIQKSGRLSKDSRKLLRNCDIKINFQKNKLISFSENMPIDVMCVRDDDIPGLVIDGIVDLGIVGRNVLEEEVLKRKFKLEKISFKILKHLDFGLCRLSIGIPTEKKYYGIKCLNGLRIATSYPYILKKYFYKKNISFKLCKLNGSVEVAIRAGLADAIFDLVSTGEALVSNGLKEVKIIHNSSACIISSNKNFNFFKKNVVKTFISRINGVIKARKSKYIILHISSDKVKNIFRLFSECEKPIIYKLLENDNIVVVHIISRESIFWETMEKLKELGAKSILVFPIEKMLE